The following proteins are co-located in the Colletotrichum lupini chromosome 4, complete sequence genome:
- a CDS encoding GTP-binding protein TrmE has product MHALIRSTRSLGRNLPLRTRRCLSDRGYSSLRIRPLAVPSTASGRFYQPNIPQNTSAQSRFITSTSEVIFKEDTIYALSTAQGRAGIAVYKGLCPNKASPKPRYASVRTLVDGQAGEEATILDSNALVLYFPGPKTVTGEDVLELHVHGGTATVKAVLAAIPRCASASESSSSSIVRYAEPGEFTKRAFLNDRLDLAQVESLGDTLSADTEQQRRAAVRGSSGSLGRTYEAWREQLLLARGEIEALIDFSEDQHFDESPAELMSNVSALVADMRHRIGVHERAGQRSELLRNGIRIALLGPPNVGKSSLMNLVVGREASIVSMEAGTTRDVVEVSLDIRGYLCSFADTAGIRTRLAAGGGGVVNSSEPALGLVEEEGIRRAKQKASESDIIIVLAAVEPSSGPQGGFRINYDAETLQLASEAQACLIVVNKRDAVDAATFSSLLEGFRNETASRLPNLRTVEIIAISCREAEAQAKSPSASGSAGQKDPGAIHGLIDRLVESFAGMTALPVDQQDLLGVTARQAQLLEQCRGFLDEFMAVAHSEEEEGGTGDGEEPDIVLAAEHLRYAADSLAKITGRVEAGDVEEVLGVIFEKFCVGK; this is encoded by the exons ATGCATGCTCTCATTCGGTCGACGAGGAGCCTCGGCCGAAACCTCCCCTTACGCACTCGACGATGTCTTAGTGATCGAGGTTACAGCTCATTGAGAATTCGGCCCCTGGCGGTACCATCAACTGCTTCAGGCCGTTTCTACCAACCAAATATACCACAAAACACGAGTGCTCAGTCACGATTCATCACATCGACGTCAGAGGTCATTTTCAAGGAAGACACCATCTATGCCTTGTCAACAGCACAAGGCCGGGCCGGCATCGCC GTCTACAAAGGCCTATGCCCGAACAAGGCATCGCCAAAACCTCGATATGCATCAGTGAGAACCCTCGTAGACGGCCAGGCTGGCGAGGAGGCAACAATCTTGGATTCAAACGCCTTGGTGCTGTACTTCCCTGGACCTAAGACAGTAACCGGAGAAGACGTCCTAGAACTACACGTCCACGGCGGCACAGCGACAGTCAAGGCAGTCCTCGCCGCGATCCCGCGATGCGCCTCCGCCTCCGAAAGTAGCAGCAGCAGTATCGTTCGCTACGCCGAACCAGGCGAGTTCACCAAACGAGCCTTCCTCAACGACAGACTCGACCTCGCACAGGTGGAGTCCCTGGGCGACACTCTCTCCGCCGACACGGAGCAACAGCGCCGGGCTGCCGTGCGCGGCAGCTCGGGCAGCCTAGGCCGGACCTACGAAGCCTGGCGCGAGCAGCTTCTCTTGGCCAGGGGCGAAATCGAGGCCCTCATCGACTTCTCCGAGGACCAGCACTTTGACGAGTCCCCCGCGGAGCTGATGAGCAACGTCAGCGCGCTCGTCGCCGACATGCGGCACCGTATCGGTGTCCACGAGCGCGCGGGCCAGCGAAGTGAGCTCCTCCGAAACGGCATCCGCATCGCGCTGCTTGGTCCTCCCAACGTCGGCAAGAGCTCGCTGATGAATCTCGTTGTTGGCAGGGAGGCATCCATTGTCTCGATGGAGGCTGGCACGACGCGGGATGTTGTCGAGGTCAGTCTCGATATTCGGGGGTATCTCTGCTCGTTCGCCGATACGGCTGGCATCAGGACGAGGCTTGCtgccggcggcggtggtgttgTCAATTCCTCTGAACCTGCGTTGGGGCTGGTCGAAGAGGAGGGTATCCGGCGCGCGAAGCAAAAGGCCTCGGAATCCGACATCATCATCGTCTTAGCGGCCGTCGAGCCCAGCTCCGGCCCCCAGGGCGGCTTCCGCATCAACTACGACGCGGAGACGCTACAACTGGCGTCCGAAGCGCAGGCCTGCTTAATCGTGGTCAATAAGCGCGACGCCGTCGACGCCGCCACCTTCTCCAGCCTCCTTGAGGGCTTCAGAAACGAAACAGCCTCTCGGTTACCAAATCTCCGCACAGTGGAGATCATTGCGATCTCCTGCCGCGAGGCTGAAGCACAAGCCAAGTCTCCCTCCGCCAGTGGCAGCGCCGGTCAGAAAGACCCGGGCGCGATCCACGGGCTCATCGACCGCCTGGTCGAGTCGTTCGCCGGTATGACGGCCCTCCCCGTGGACCAGCAAGACCTGCTGGGCGTGACGGCCAGGCAGGCGCAGCTGCTCGAGCAGTGTCGCGGGTTCCTAGATGAATTCATGGCCGTCGCGCACtccgaagaagaagaaggaggaacAGGAGACGGCGAGGAGCCTGATATCGTCCTGGCGGCGGAACACCTGCGTTATGCGGCAGATAGTCTTGCCAAGATTACGGGGCGCGTCGAGGCCGGGGATGTTGAAGAGGTTCTCGGGGTGATTTTTGAAAA GTTTTGTGTAGGAAAATAG
- a CDS encoding mannosyl oligosaccharide glucosidase: MARITQLAVFLTLSLFNIFGAQLALAAEDGPGSASILTSEVGRLNNESLFWGPYKSNLYFGVRNRSPKSLWTGLMWSRVDNYQDVQQGLHGYGWDEYDARKGGIQSIHDEGNQIDITTSFVKVPGGANGGSWAARIKGVPREGAPADLKTMIHYYIAEDNSEAELAFSGENDPAGFDGDVAFGGSSQELGKYKLVITKGKGKHPSSSHDLSEKRHPDRTTVRSLTVPEEHQWQGKGVVFNLIQESVKFVQENYEMNEPPPAYLTYQIENKPGEGNTHVVQKMFEGAFEFDVIFSSASAGPELTSADVTREIKSVTEFFGERFSSIFSLKAPFTADKYKKFAKSMFSNLLGGIGYFHGSQLIDRSYAPEYDEENEGFWEETAAARARKQQELEGPYELFTAVPSRPFFPRGFLWDEGYHLIPIADWDIDLTLEIVKSWFNTMDEDGWIPREQILGLEARSKVPEEFQVQYPHYANPPTLFLIIEGFMERLRKTNGSQPAEKEHLGPQASLQTAHLDNVELGEEFLRRLYPFVRQQYDWFRKTQRGDLKTYDRDAFSNKEGYRWRGRTETHVLTSGLDDYPRPQPPHPGELHVDLMSWVGLMTKSLMNIADALGMAEQVDEFKTTLNAIRRNLNDLHWSEKEGCYCDATIDAYEENTLVCHKGYISLFPFLVGLLEADDPKLGKLLDLIGDEEHLFSPHGLRSLSKQDEFYGTAENYWRSPVWMPINYMAVSQLRNVASQDGPYKAKAADLFTRLRKNLVDTVYNSWEKTGFAWEQYNPETGEGQRTQHFTGWTSLVVKLMAMEEPSKSGGGSGGGHVRDEL, encoded by the exons ATGGCCCGCATAACGCAATTGGCCGTCTTCCTCACACTTTCCCTCTTCAATATCTTTGGGGCACAGCTAGCCCTTGCGGCGGAAGATGGTCCCGGCTCGGCTTCAATCTTGACCTCCGAGGTCGGTCGCCTCAACAACGAAAGCTTGTTCTGGGGTCCTTATAAGTCGAACCTGTACTTTGGCGTCCGCAACCGATCCCCCAAGAGTCTGTGGACTGGATTGATGTGGTCTAGAGTCGACAACTACCAAGACGTTCAGCAAG GCCTTCATGGCTATGGATGGGACGAGTATGATGCCCGGAAGGGAGGCATCCAGTCTATCCACGACGAAGGCAATCAGATTGACATCACCACTTCGTTTGTCAAGGTCCCCGGTGGAGCCAACGGCGGTAGCTGGGCTGCAAGAATCAAGGGTGTTCCGAGAGAGGGTGCACCCGCCGATCTGAAGACCATGATCCACTACTACATCGCCGAAGACAACAGCGAAGCAGAGCTCGCATTCTCCGGTGAGAATGACCCCGCTGGGTTCGACGGCGACGTTGCATTCGGAGGCTCTTCCCAGGAGCTCGGCAAGTATAAGCTGGTCATCACTAAGGGAAAGGGCAAGCACCCTTCCAGCAGCCACGATTTGTCCGAAAAGAGACACCCCGATCGCACGACGGTACGATCTCTGACAGTTCCTGAGGAGCATCAGTGGCAGGGCAAGGGTGTTGTTTTCAACCTCATCCAGGAAAGCGTCAAGTTTGTCCAGGAGAATTACGAGATGAACGAGCCGCCTCCGGCATACCTCACCTACCAGATCGAGAACAAGCCCGGCGAAGGGAACACGCACGTCGTCCAGAAGATGTTTGAGGGAGCTTTTGAGTTTGACGTCATCTTCTCATCTGCCTCTGCGGGCCCCGAGCTCACAAGTGCCGATGTCACGCGCGAGATCAAGTCGGTCACCGAGTTCTTTGGAGAACGCTTCTCTTCCATCTTCAGCCTGAAGGCTCCGTTCACTGCCGACAAATACAAGAAGTTTGCCAAGAGCATGTTCTCTAACCTACTTGGCGGCATCGGATACTTCCACGGCTCTCAGCTGATTGATCGTTCTTACGCTCCCGAGTACGACGAAGAGAACGAGGGCTTCTGGGAGGAGACCGCTGCTGCCCGCGCACGCAAGCAGCAGGAGTTGGAGGGCCCGTATGAGCTCTTCACGGCTGTTCCGTCTCGCCCCTTCTTCCCTCGAGGATTCCTTTGGGACGAGGGTTATCACCTTATCCCCATCGCCGACTGGGACATTGACTTGACCTTGGAGATCGTCAAGAGCTGGTTCAACACCATGGACGAAGACGGATGGATCCCTCGCGAGCAAATTCTAGGTCTCGAGGCTCGGAGCAAGGTACCCGAGGAATTCCAGGTCCAGTACCCGCACTACGCCAACCCTCCCACTCTTTTCCTCATCATTGAAGGCTTCATGGAGAGACTGCGCAAGACCAACGGTAGCCAGCCCGCCGAAAAAGAGCATCTCGGCCCTCAGGCCTCCCTGCAGACCGCCCACTTGGACAATGTCGAGCTCGGAGAGGAGTTCCTCCGAAGGCTGTACCCGTTCGTCCGCCAGCAGTACGACTGGTTCCGCAAGACTCAGCGAGGAGACTTGAAGACCTACGACCGCGACGCGTTCTCGAACAAGGAAGGCTACAGATGGCGCGGCCGCACCGAGACCCACGTTCTCACGAGCGGTCTCGATGACTACCCTCGTCCCCAGCCCCCTCACCCCGGCGAACTCCACGTCGACCTCATGTCCTGGGTTGGATTGATGACCAAGTCGTTGATGAACATTGCCGACGCTCTTGGCATGGCGGAGCAGGTTGACGAGTTCAAGACGACTCTGAACGCCATCCGCCGCAACCTGAACGACCTCCACTGGTCCGAGAAGGAGGGCTGCTACTGCGATGCCACGATCGATGCTTACGAAGAGAACACCCTCGTCTGCCACAAGGGCTACATCTCGCTGTTCCCATTCTTGGTCGGTCTTCTTGAGGCCGACGACCCCAAGCTGGGCAAGCTCCTCGACCTCATTGGCGACGAGGAGCACCTCTTCAGCCCCCACGGCCTGAGGAGTTTGAGCAAGCAGGATGAGTTCTATGGCACGGCCGAGAACTACTGGAGAAGCCCCGTGTGGATGCCAATCAACTACATGGCCGTCTCCCAACTGAGA AACGTCGCCTCCCAAGATGGCCCTTACAAGGCCAAGGCCGCGGACCTCTTCACCCGCCTTCGCAAGAACCTCGTCGACACCGTCTACAACAGCTGGGAAAAGACGGGTTTCGCCTGGGAGCAGTACAACCCGGAGACGGGCGAGGGGCAGCGCACCCAGCACTTCACCGGCTGGACGAGCTTAGTTGTCAAGCTTATGGCCATGGAGGAGCCCAGCAAGtctggcggcggcagcggcggcgggcaCGTTAGGGACGAGTTGTAA